A stretch of the Mesorhizobium huakuii genome encodes the following:
- a CDS encoding site-specific integrase: MATYTKLSSGSWRVQVRRKGRYVSETFLRRDDARRWATETERQVDRGETPTKSRIARLKTFGELIDLHIDDMCEVGKSPRRSKAAALDMLRRHLGKCSIAALDRERLVRFGRERAAQGAGPMTLGIDIGFVKLILSHAAAVHGLPVKVEPVDLARIALKRLGLVGKGCERDRRPTQDELDRLIAHFDANPLQIAPVGRIIRFAVATAMRQEEICKARWSDLENRTRMLLIRDRKDPRNKNGNNQRIPLFAATGYDAWAIVEEQQARRSNDDDRIFPFNHRSVGTAFRRGCADLSIHDLHFHDLRHEGTSRLFEAGFSIEQVALVTGHKDWKMLKRYTHLKPEALHALSRARAA; this comes from the coding sequence ATGGCCACCTACACAAAACTCTCATCCGGTTCCTGGCGCGTGCAAGTCCGTCGCAAAGGTCGCTACGTCAGCGAGACCTTCCTGCGGAGAGACGACGCGCGCCGCTGGGCGACCGAAACCGAGCGCCAAGTGGATCGCGGAGAGACGCCGACCAAGTCCCGCATAGCCCGCCTAAAAACCTTCGGCGAGCTCATCGACCTTCATATCGACGACATGTGCGAAGTAGGCAAGTCCCCTCGCCGCTCCAAGGCTGCGGCCCTCGATATGCTCCGAAGACATCTGGGCAAATGCAGCATAGCGGCTCTCGATCGTGAACGGCTCGTTCGTTTTGGCCGTGAGCGAGCCGCCCAAGGCGCCGGGCCGATGACTCTCGGTATCGACATCGGCTTTGTAAAACTTATCCTGTCCCACGCTGCGGCCGTCCACGGTCTGCCGGTCAAGGTGGAACCCGTCGATCTCGCGCGTATCGCGCTTAAGCGCCTCGGCCTTGTCGGCAAGGGGTGCGAGCGCGACAGGCGACCTACCCAAGATGAACTCGACAGGCTGATCGCTCACTTCGATGCAAACCCTCTTCAGATAGCGCCGGTTGGCCGGATTATACGTTTCGCCGTCGCGACAGCGATGCGACAGGAGGAAATCTGCAAGGCGCGTTGGTCCGACCTGGAAAACCGCACGCGGATGCTTCTCATCCGCGACCGGAAAGACCCACGCAACAAGAATGGTAACAATCAGCGCATCCCGCTGTTTGCGGCAACTGGATACGACGCCTGGGCCATTGTCGAGGAGCAGCAGGCAAGGCGCAGCAATGACGATGATCGAATTTTCCCTTTCAATCATAGGTCAGTTGGCACAGCCTTCCGTCGAGGTTGCGCTGATCTCAGTATCCACGACCTTCATTTTCATGACTTGCGGCACGAAGGGACAAGCCGCCTTTTCGAGGCCGGATTCTCGATCGAACAAGTTGCGCTGGTAACTGGGCACAAGGACTGGAAAATGTTGAAGCGCTACACCCATCTGAAACCAGAGGCACTCCACGCTCTATCTCGAGCGCGCGCCGCTTAG
- a CDS encoding NAD(P)/FAD-dependent oxidoreductase → MGGQNMPRHWQADEITPFEINRILDPKPSKGIVAAGLEHLAQAFPAFKGVKLTHEWAGLMDVTPDAVPIIGAVPLVEGLFLSTGYSGHGFGLGPGAGALMADLITGAKPLVDPSLFRAERFRRLAPDTAGRRQAAQGMSTGPAECRCCR, encoded by the coding sequence GTGGGCGGCCAGAACATGCCACGTCATTGGCAAGCAGACGAAATCACGCCTTTCGAAATCAATCGAATTCTCGATCCAAAGCCTTCGAAGGGCATCGTCGCAGCTGGACTTGAGCATCTCGCGCAAGCTTTCCCCGCCTTCAAAGGCGTAAAGCTAACGCATGAATGGGCTGGATTGATGGACGTCACACCGGACGCCGTTCCGATCATAGGAGCTGTGCCGTTGGTGGAGGGTCTCTTCCTCTCTACGGGTTACTCCGGTCACGGTTTTGGCCTGGGACCTGGCGCCGGGGCGCTGATGGCGGACCTGATCACTGGCGCGAAACCACTCGTTGATCCGTCGCTCTTTCGCGCAGAACGCTTTCGGCGTTTAGCGCCTGATACGGCTGGGCGCCGCCAGGCAGCGCAAGGCATGTCGACCGGGCCAGCCGAGTGCCGCTGCTGTCGATAA